The proteins below come from a single Psychrobacter sp. PL19 genomic window:
- the alr gene encoding alanine racemase, with translation MRTITIKSQALTHNLNQVKKLAPHAKVLAMVKANAYGHGIKAVLPALQQADGIGLATFSEAVEARQLGWDKTIGLIEGVFSADEWQQAIEQSFSCVIHHDPQLDWALANVPPANSPTRQVWLKYNTGMNRLGFDEQTIVQAAQRLHDAGYQLILATHFANADDCNHPLNAIQIQRFSDMLNVLREGVDRDIKGSLCNSAGLVNFPDNHYDWVRPGIILYGSSPLTDKSAADLGLQPVMVFSAQIMAFQTVKAGDAVGYGSRWAALQDTRTALVSIGYGDGYPRVLNEDAYVCVIDKTSNQSYSCPVRGRVAMDMIVIDISAAPKDIALNSEVVLWGGAPHVDEVATHAGTIGYELLCRLSTRPVRIQD, from the coding sequence ATGCGCACTATTACCATTAAATCGCAAGCCCTCACTCATAACCTCAACCAAGTAAAAAAACTTGCTCCTCACGCTAAAGTCCTAGCCATGGTAAAAGCCAATGCTTACGGTCATGGTATTAAAGCGGTCTTGCCAGCATTGCAGCAAGCAGATGGTATTGGGCTGGCAACTTTTAGTGAAGCAGTAGAAGCGCGGCAATTAGGCTGGGATAAAACGATTGGTTTAATCGAAGGGGTGTTCAGTGCTGATGAGTGGCAGCAGGCTATTGAGCAATCATTCAGTTGTGTGATTCATCATGATCCGCAGTTGGATTGGGCGTTAGCAAATGTACCGCCTGCGAATAGTCCAACACGGCAGGTATGGCTCAAATACAATACCGGCATGAATCGTCTAGGCTTTGATGAGCAAACCATTGTCCAAGCAGCGCAGCGTCTGCATGATGCCGGCTACCAACTGATTCTTGCTACTCATTTTGCTAATGCAGATGATTGTAACCACCCATTGAATGCTATTCAAATACAGCGTTTTTCTGACATGCTGAATGTTCTACGAGAGGGTGTTGACCGAGACATCAAAGGATCATTATGCAATTCAGCAGGATTAGTGAATTTTCCTGACAACCATTATGACTGGGTGCGCCCAGGCATTATATTATATGGTAGCTCACCGCTTACGGATAAATCTGCTGCTGACTTAGGTTTACAGCCTGTAATGGTCTTTAGTGCACAAATTATGGCTTTCCAAACCGTCAAAGCTGGTGATGCTGTTGGTTACGGTAGTCGCTGGGCTGCGCTACAAGATACCAGAACGGCGCTGGTCAGCATAGGCTATGGTGACGGTTACCCACGGGTACTCAATGAAGATGCTTATGTTTGTGTCATTGATAAGACCAGCAACCAAAGCTACTCATGCCCAGTTCGTGGTCGGGTCGCGATGGATATGATTGTTATTGATATCAGCGCAGCACCCAAAGATATTGCTTTAAATAGCGAGGTAGTGCTGTGGGGCGGTGCACCTCACGTTGATGAAGTGGCCACTCATGCCGGTACTATTGGCTATGAGCTACTGTGCCGACTTAGTACACGTCCAGTACGCATACAAGATTAA
- the murB gene encoding UDP-N-acetylmuramate dehydrogenase — MALACVADSVVMLADEAQLDSFMASYQKTAEHNRPLFVLSGGSNVLLPAQLNAIVLRPQMRGITVKAQTETHVDIEVMAGENWHDLVIYTVEQGWYGLENLALIPGLTGAAPIQNIGAYGVQLEDCLQYVRAYHLPTGTWRHLSAIDCEFGYRDSVFKRSPNTWLISRVGFRLHLDPTQVLASYGDVQSVAQNYAAQNRRTQPTPADVMQAIIDIRTQKLPDPKHLPNCGSFFQNPVISNAQFAALQVTYPDIVGYSMPESMVKVAAGWLIEQAGLKGGGIAPILTHQQQALVLTNHRPYQATQKDVAQAQRYISTCVYNKFAITLSREPILVNADGSIGHGTHVV; from the coding sequence ATGGCGCTGGCATGTGTTGCCGACTCCGTAGTGATGTTAGCGGATGAGGCGCAGCTTGATAGCTTTATGGCAAGTTATCAAAAAACCGCTGAACATAATCGACCATTATTTGTGCTGTCCGGCGGTAGCAATGTGTTGTTACCCGCACAATTAAATGCAATTGTACTGCGACCACAAATGCGCGGTATCACCGTCAAAGCTCAGACAGAAACCCATGTCGATATCGAAGTTATGGCCGGGGAAAACTGGCATGATTTAGTCATCTATACAGTCGAGCAAGGCTGGTATGGACTTGAAAATCTCGCCCTCATTCCAGGTTTGACCGGTGCCGCCCCCATTCAGAATATTGGCGCTTATGGCGTTCAGTTAGAAGACTGTTTGCAGTATGTGCGTGCCTATCATTTACCCACCGGGACCTGGCGGCACCTATCGGCCATTGACTGCGAATTTGGTTATCGGGACAGTGTCTTTAAACGCTCGCCAAATACATGGCTGATCAGTCGCGTGGGTTTTCGTCTGCATCTAGATCCAACACAAGTTTTAGCCAGTTATGGCGATGTGCAATCGGTAGCGCAGAATTATGCTGCGCAAAACCGACGCACACAGCCCACTCCTGCTGATGTGATGCAAGCCATTATCGATATTCGCACACAAAAACTGCCGGACCCTAAGCATCTGCCTAATTGTGGGAGTTTCTTTCAAAACCCTGTTATTAGTAATGCCCAATTTGCAGCACTGCAAGTCACTTACCCTGATATTGTCGGCTACTCCATGCCTGAGTCCATGGTTAAGGTCGCCGCAGGCTGGCTGATTGAGCAAGCGGGTTTAAAAGGTGGCGGTATTGCCCCCATTCTTACGCATCAACAACAGGCACTAGTGCTTACCAATCACAGGCCTTATCAGGCCACTCAAAAAGATGTGGCTCAAGCCCAACGGTATATTTCGACTTGTGTTTACAATAAATTTGCGATTACCTTATCTCGTGAGCCTATTTTAGTGAATGCTGATGGCTCAATTGGGCATGGCACGCATGTGGTCTAA
- a CDS encoding RNA-binding S4 domain-containing protein, with translation MKNNLDNSNQALLKIRLDKWLWAARFYRTRTLAKQAIESGRVHYGGSRVKTSKEIAIGDELTIRQGSATAMTEKTVIVEALTAQRGNADAAQVLYSETEDSEERRAYYAEQRKLANLARPDNKPNKKERRELHRFKNNQD, from the coding sequence ATGAAAAATAATCTTGATAATAGCAACCAAGCCTTACTCAAAATTCGCCTCGATAAATGGCTATGGGCGGCACGATTTTATCGGACGCGCACTCTTGCTAAGCAGGCTATTGAGAGTGGACGTGTCCATTATGGCGGTAGCCGTGTAAAGACCAGTAAAGAGATTGCGATCGGAGACGAGTTAACGATTCGCCAGGGCTCGGCAACCGCAATGACAGAAAAAACGGTTATCGTTGAAGCCTTAACGGCGCAACGTGGCAACGCCGACGCCGCACAAGTTTTATATTCAGAAACTGAAGACAGTGAAGAGCGCCGCGCTTATTATGCCGAACAGCGCAAATTGGCCAATCTTGCTCGACCAGATAACAAGCCCAATAAGAAAGAGCGCCGTGAGTTGCATCGCTTTAAAAACAATCAGGACTAA
- the rsmA gene encoding 16S rRNA (adenine(1518)-N(6)/adenine(1519)-N(6))-dimethyltransferase RsmA, producing MSKPSFDAQTLSASLRTAKHQPRKRFGQNFLHDGSVIRQIIDSIRLDRDDNLIEIGPGMGALTEPLLADVDAMTVVELDRDLADSLRIRIGANSHPNFTIIKANAMHVDYRELYSPERGKLRVVGNLPYNISTPILFHLLSYADVIQDMHFMLQKEVVERITADVGSKTYGRLSVIMQYHCDTDYLLTVPRGAFNPPPKVTSAFFRLTPHINKPVVAEDEQHFALVVRDTFNHRRKTLRAIFKKSTLLPTLSEDDFAACAIDPQARPETLSVSDFVNLSNHARHLQVEV from the coding sequence ATGTCTAAACCTTCGTTTGACGCCCAAACCTTATCTGCCAGTTTGCGTACTGCCAAACACCAGCCACGCAAACGCTTCGGTCAAAACTTCTTGCATGACGGTAGTGTGATTCGCCAGATTATCGATAGCATACGTTTGGATCGTGATGACAATCTAATAGAAATTGGTCCTGGTATGGGTGCGTTGACTGAGCCGTTACTGGCTGACGTTGATGCCATGACCGTTGTTGAGCTTGATCGCGACTTAGCAGACAGCTTACGGATTCGGATTGGTGCTAACAGCCATCCAAACTTTACGATTATCAAAGCCAATGCCATGCACGTTGATTATCGTGAGCTATACAGTCCTGAGCGCGGTAAGCTACGTGTGGTGGGCAATCTACCGTACAACATTTCCACCCCGATCCTGTTTCATTTGCTCAGCTACGCTGATGTCATTCAAGACATGCATTTTATGTTGCAAAAGGAAGTGGTCGAGCGTATTACCGCCGATGTTGGTAGCAAGACTTACGGACGTCTATCGGTGATCATGCAGTATCATTGCGATACTGATTATTTATTGACCGTCCCTAGAGGCGCTTTTAATCCGCCGCCCAAAGTAACCAGTGCTTTTTTTCGCCTGACTCCACATATCAACAAGCCAGTAGTAGCAGAAGATGAACAACATTTTGCCCTGGTCGTACGCGACACCTTTAATCATCGTCGCAAAACCCTACGTGCTATTTTTAAGAAATCCACTCTGTTACCCACCTTAAGCGAAGACGATTTTGCCGCTTGCGCTATAGACCCACAAGCGCGTCCAGAGACCTTAAGTGTTAGTGACTTTGTGAATTTAAGCAATCATGCGCGTCATTTACAAGTAGAGGTTTAG
- the rpiA gene encoding ribose-5-phosphate isomerase RpiA, producing the protein MSDQHAQKQAAAKAALRYIEDDMILGVGTGSTVNCLIELLPSLKLAGAVASSQVTEDRLKALGIEIVDLNFAGTLDVYIDGADEVNEHLQLIKGGGGALTREKIVAAASNKFICMVDDSKMVKFLGREFPVPIEVLPQARSYVARQLAQMGGEPVYRENFVTDYGNVILDTYDLDVSNPLALEQQLNNIVGVVCNGVFAANQADVLLKASSTGVDVLMRS; encoded by the coding sequence ATGAGCGATCAGCACGCACAAAAGCAAGCCGCCGCTAAGGCTGCTCTACGTTATATCGAAGACGATATGATACTTGGTGTGGGGACAGGTAGTACCGTCAACTGTCTGATTGAGTTATTGCCCTCGCTGAAGCTTGCCGGTGCGGTTGCCAGCTCGCAGGTGACAGAAGATAGGCTCAAGGCTTTAGGGATAGAAATAGTTGATTTAAATTTTGCGGGTACGCTGGATGTCTATATTGATGGTGCTGATGAGGTGAATGAACATTTGCAATTGATTAAAGGTGGCGGTGGGGCATTGACCCGTGAAAAAATTGTCGCAGCCGCATCCAACAAGTTTATCTGTATGGTTGATGATAGCAAAATGGTTAAGTTTCTTGGGCGCGAGTTTCCAGTACCCATTGAAGTATTGCCACAAGCGCGCTCTTATGTCGCCCGCCAATTAGCACAAATGGGCGGTGAGCCCGTATATCGAGAGAACTTTGTCACTGATTATGGCAATGTTATTTTAGACACTTATGATTTGGATGTTAGTAATCCACTGGCACTTGAGCAACAGTTAAATAATATCGTAGGCGTAGTCTGCAATGGAGTTTTTGCAGCCAACCAAGCGGATGTTTTGTTAAAGGCGAGTAGTACTGGAGTAGATGTATTGATGCGTTCTTAA
- the ilvA gene encoding threonine ammonia-lyase, biosynthetic codes for MLSHWVRAILQATVYDVAIQTPLEPAPKLTQRFANDIRLKREDLQPVFSFKLRGAYNRISQLSDEQKSHGVICASAGNHAQGVAYSARKLSLKNIIVMPTTTPDIKVDAVKALGGNVDLHGDSFDEANRYAIDLAQREGLTFIPPYDDELVIAGQGTIGLELTQQWRNMDYVFVAVGGGGLISGIAAFLGEVAPHVKVIAVEADQSACLKAALEAGSRVKLEQVGLFVDGVAVAQIGELPFDVIRTQKSDNSGPIVEPEVVTCTNDEVCAAIKDVFEENRSIVEPAGALSVAGMKKYIKAHDLQGKNCVGIICGANMNFDRLRYIAERTEIGEKKEAIFAVTIPEQTGAFLNFCRSLHGRNITEFNYRADNQLSPDSMDPAAIFVGIGLKEGDKERQTISNQLAADGYAAHDLTDDDIAKSHIRHLIGGHAHVANEQLLKVTFPERPGALLTFLEKLGDDFNITLFHYRNHGAAEGRVLVGLQASESNSRLLQDALLDIGYDCTAINDNIGYQLFLK; via the coding sequence ATGCTGTCACACTGGGTACGAGCCATATTGCAAGCTACCGTCTATGACGTTGCCATTCAAACCCCACTTGAGCCTGCACCCAAGCTAACCCAGCGTTTTGCTAATGACATTCGCCTCAAGCGCGAAGACTTGCAGCCAGTTTTTTCGTTTAAATTACGCGGTGCTTATAACCGTATTAGTCAACTGAGCGACGAGCAAAAATCTCATGGCGTTATTTGTGCTTCAGCGGGTAACCATGCTCAAGGCGTCGCTTATTCTGCCCGCAAGTTGTCACTAAAGAACATTATCGTTATGCCAACCACTACTCCTGATATTAAGGTTGATGCGGTCAAGGCGTTAGGTGGCAACGTTGACTTGCATGGCGATAGCTTTGACGAGGCCAACCGCTACGCAATCGACCTTGCGCAGCGTGAAGGCTTGACCTTTATTCCACCTTATGATGATGAGCTAGTGATTGCTGGACAAGGCACCATTGGTCTTGAACTGACCCAACAATGGCGCAATATGGATTATGTCTTCGTGGCAGTAGGCGGCGGCGGTCTGATTTCAGGTATTGCTGCATTCTTAGGCGAAGTGGCGCCACACGTCAAAGTTATCGCCGTAGAGGCCGATCAATCCGCTTGTCTAAAGGCGGCACTTGAAGCGGGCTCACGCGTGAAACTTGAACAAGTTGGCTTATTCGTCGATGGGGTGGCAGTGGCGCAAATTGGTGAATTACCTTTTGACGTTATCCGTACCCAAAAAAGTGATAATTCAGGACCGATTGTTGAGCCTGAAGTCGTGACCTGTACTAATGATGAAGTCTGTGCTGCTATTAAAGACGTTTTTGAAGAAAATCGTAGTATCGTTGAGCCAGCTGGCGCACTATCAGTGGCTGGCATGAAAAAATATATCAAGGCACATGACTTGCAAGGCAAAAACTGTGTGGGTATCATCTGTGGTGCCAACATGAACTTTGACCGTTTGCGTTATATCGCAGAACGTACTGAAATTGGCGAGAAGAAAGAAGCTATTTTTGCAGTGACGATTCCTGAGCAAACCGGTGCATTTTTAAACTTCTGTCGCAGCTTACATGGTCGTAATATTACTGAGTTTAACTACCGTGCGGATAACCAGCTGTCTCCAGACTCTATGGACCCTGCAGCAATATTTGTCGGTATCGGGTTAAAAGAAGGCGATAAAGAGCGGCAAACAATCAGTAATCAGTTAGCAGCTGACGGCTATGCGGCGCATGACTTAACTGATGATGATATTGCCAAATCGCATATTCGCCATCTAATTGGTGGCCATGCTCACGTGGCAAACGAACAGTTATTAAAAGTCACCTTCCCTGAACGTCCTGGCGCGTTATTGACTTTTTTAGAAAAGTTGGGCGATGATTTTAATATTACCCTGTTCCATTATCGCAATCATGGTGCTGCTGAGGGTCGGGTATTAGTTGGCTTACAAGCTTCTGAAAGCAATTCGCGTTTACTACAAGACGCGCTACTCGATATCGGCTATGACTGTACTGCTATTAATGACAATATCGGCTATCAGCTATTTTTGAAATAG
- a CDS encoding symmetrical bis(5'-nucleosyl)-tetraphosphatase produces MSFRHQYVIGDLQGCHGAYRQLLNTLNFDSTQDKLWFAGDLVARGEDSLNTLRDVKALCEQGAAATVLGNHDLNLLAVWRGATKIKKKDRTAPIFAAEDSEELLQWLRHQPILAYPDTHTVLVHAGIPPHWSLEDAEGYAQQLETQLRGSLHHLDRVLPHLYSKTADNWHADINGFTKIRAIANYFTRMRLCKQDGSLEFSFTSSLDQPMPVDFLPWFAWQVPRARKILFGHWAALKGEVDLPHARALDGGCVWGNYLLAYRLSDGKVITSSADCSAS; encoded by the coding sequence ATGAGTTTTCGCCACCAATATGTCATCGGTGACTTGCAAGGTTGCCATGGCGCGTATCGTCAGTTACTTAACACCTTAAATTTTGACTCGACTCAAGATAAGTTATGGTTTGCCGGTGATTTAGTGGCACGCGGCGAAGACTCACTAAATACCTTGCGCGATGTCAAGGCGTTATGTGAGCAAGGCGCTGCAGCAACTGTTTTGGGCAATCATGATTTGAACTTGCTCGCGGTATGGCGGGGGGCGACTAAGATTAAGAAAAAAGACAGGACGGCCCCAATTTTCGCTGCTGAAGATAGCGAAGAGTTATTACAGTGGTTACGTCACCAGCCGATATTGGCTTACCCCGATACCCATACGGTATTGGTGCATGCGGGTATTCCGCCGCATTGGAGCTTAGAGGATGCGGAAGGTTACGCTCAGCAGCTAGAAACACAGCTGCGAGGCAGTTTACATCATCTTGATCGTGTGCTGCCACATTTATATAGCAAAACGGCTGATAATTGGCACGCTGATATTAATGGCTTTACTAAGATAAGAGCGATTGCTAATTATTTTACTCGTATGCGGCTGTGTAAGCAGGACGGGTCGCTTGAGTTTAGTTTTACCTCAAGTCTGGACCAGCCGATGCCAGTTGATTTTTTACCATGGTTTGCATGGCAAGTACCACGTGCACGTAAGATATTATTTGGACATTGGGCCGCGCTTAAAGGTGAGGTCGATTTACCGCACGCCCGCGCACTTGATGGCGGCTGTGTGTGGGGTAATTACCTGCTGGCCTACCGATTAAGTGATGGTAAAGTGATCACTTCTAGCGCTGATTGCTCTGCGTCATAG
- a CDS encoding low molecular weight protein-tyrosine-phosphatase: protein MQVKASTPSSVLLVCLGNICRSPTAEEIFRQQVAIAGFAMKVDSAGTGDWHIGHAPDARAQRHAKTHGYNISKLVARQVSADDFRNFDLILAMDAQNLADLQVLKDSIVDSDNATAITDPSKRLAKLALFSEEDPTYGGDDVPDPYQGDGDAFEDVIKRIESSAQAWIESWKTL, encoded by the coding sequence ATGCAGGTTAAAGCATCTACCCCATCGTCTGTATTGTTGGTTTGTTTGGGCAATATCTGTAGGTCACCCACTGCCGAAGAGATCTTTCGTCAGCAAGTGGCTATAGCAGGGTTTGCGATGAAAGTAGACTCAGCAGGTACAGGGGACTGGCATATCGGCCACGCACCAGATGCCCGTGCACAGCGCCACGCTAAAACTCATGGCTATAACATCAGTAAATTGGTAGCCCGCCAGGTGAGTGCCGACGATTTCCGTAATTTTGATTTGATTTTGGCCATGGACGCGCAAAACTTGGCAGACTTACAAGTACTTAAAGACAGCATTGTCGATTCAGACAACGCAACAGCCATTACTGATCCATCGAAAAGACTGGCCAAGCTGGCCTTATTTAGCGAAGAAGATCCGACCTATGGCGGTGATGATGTTCCTGATCCCTATCAAGGTGACGGCGATGCTTTTGAAGACGTGATTAAACGTATTGAGTCAAGTGCACAGGCTTGGATTGAGAGTTGGAAGACCCTATAG
- the pdxA gene encoding 4-hydroxythreonine-4-phosphate dehydrogenase PdxA produces MQKLPLLITTGEPAGIGMDVVLLLAQQGKLQDFARPIWVTAEAEAMQARADKLVAAGVLKTCPSWQTVTAQADVDDFITQISQQAAVDNDANDSRFTLLDMPCGAPVVAGHIEINNALMVARQLEIAHQLASGNTVAAIVTGPLQKSALIDADIKLLDGTMFSGHTEFFMQQSGCDKVVMMLANPTMKVALVTTHLALKDVPAAITQENVRQTIQIVLDDMQSKFGLAKPRILVCGLNPHAGEGGHLGVEESEIINPVLQEFIAAGIDISEAMPADTLFTPRHLEHCDVVIAMYHDQGLPVLKSHGFGDTVNLTLGLPYIRTSVDHGTALDLAGRGGASATSLYQALVMANEMADKALIAKG; encoded by the coding sequence ATGCAAAAACTACCTCTACTAATTACTACTGGTGAGCCTGCGGGCATTGGCATGGACGTGGTGCTGCTATTAGCACAGCAAGGTAAACTACAGGATTTTGCGCGACCTATCTGGGTCACTGCTGAAGCTGAAGCCATGCAAGCGCGGGCCGATAAATTGGTCGCTGCCGGCGTATTAAAGACCTGTCCCTCTTGGCAAACGGTCACGGCACAAGCGGATGTCGATGACTTTATAACGCAGATTTCACAGCAGGCGGCTGTTGATAATGACGCTAATGACAGCAGGTTTACTTTACTTGATATGCCTTGTGGCGCGCCTGTAGTCGCCGGACACATTGAGATTAACAATGCGTTAATGGTGGCGCGGCAATTAGAAATCGCCCATCAGCTGGCGTCCGGCAACACGGTTGCGGCTATCGTCACTGGACCACTACAAAAATCGGCGCTGATTGATGCTGATATCAAGTTGCTAGATGGCACCATGTTTAGTGGTCATACAGAATTTTTTATGCAGCAAAGTGGCTGTGATAAAGTGGTGATGATGCTGGCCAATCCCACCATGAAAGTGGCCCTGGTAACCACTCATTTAGCGCTTAAAGATGTGCCCGCTGCTATCACTCAAGAGAATGTACGCCAGACCATACAAATTGTGCTCGATGATATGCAGTCAAAGTTTGGTCTCGCAAAACCACGAATTTTAGTTTGTGGTCTAAATCCGCATGCTGGCGAGGGTGGACACCTGGGTGTGGAAGAGAGTGAAATTATCAATCCCGTTTTGCAAGAGTTTATCGCTGCAGGGATAGATATTTCTGAGGCGATGCCAGCTGATACGCTATTTACGCCAAGACATTTGGAGCACTGTGATGTGGTCATTGCGATGTATCATGACCAAGGACTGCCGGTACTTAAGTCACATGGCTTTGGTGATACCGTCAATCTAACGTTAGGATTGCCTTATATTCGGACGTCTGTAGATCATGGTACTGCGCTTGATTTGGCGGGTCGCGGCGGTGCAAGTGCGACGAGCTTATACCAAGCGCTAGTGATGGCAAATGAAATGGCCGACAAGGCGCTGATTGCCAAAGGCTAA
- the argF gene encoding ornithine carbamoyltransferase, translated as MSLRHFLTLSDLTKQELEALIKRASELRKMQHAGEIYQPFVGRTLGMIFEKSSTRTRISFETGMGQFGGNAIFLSPKDTQLGRGEPLEDSARVISSMVDIVMIRTFEHQIVETFAEYSSVPIINALTNEFHPCQLLADMQTYHEHRGSIENKIVTWVGDGNNMCSSFMQAANQFGFELRVAAPYGFEPDPELMKRFSHCVSLVENVQDAAKDSNLIVTDVWASMGQESEQSTRARRFAPYQVTPSLLDKADPEVVFMHCLPAHRGEEISHDMLDDPRSVVWDEAENRLHAQKALMEFLLKDKIKLPA; from the coding sequence ATGAGTTTGCGCCATTTTTTGACCTTATCTGATTTAACCAAACAAGAACTAGAAGCCCTTATAAAACGCGCAAGCGAACTACGTAAAATGCAACATGCTGGCGAGATTTATCAGCCCTTTGTTGGTCGTACGCTAGGTATGATCTTTGAGAAGTCATCAACCCGTACGCGCATATCTTTTGAGACTGGCATGGGCCAATTTGGTGGTAATGCTATTTTCTTATCGCCAAAAGACACTCAGCTCGGTCGTGGTGAGCCATTAGAGGACTCAGCACGTGTGATATCGAGCATGGTCGATATCGTTATGATTCGTACCTTCGAGCATCAGATTGTTGAAACTTTTGCAGAATATTCCAGTGTGCCGATTATAAATGCACTTACCAACGAGTTCCATCCTTGTCAGCTGCTTGCCGATATGCAGACCTATCATGAGCACCGCGGTAGTATCGAGAATAAAATCGTGACCTGGGTGGGTGACGGCAATAATATGTGCTCTTCATTCATGCAGGCCGCAAATCAATTCGGCTTTGAGCTGCGCGTGGCGGCTCCCTATGGCTTTGAGCCTGACCCTGAGCTTATGAAACGTTTTTCACACTGCGTCAGCCTGGTTGAAAATGTCCAAGATGCGGCCAAAGACTCAAACTTGATTGTCACAGACGTGTGGGCAAGTATGGGGCAAGAGTCTGAACAAAGCACCCGGGCGCGCCGCTTTGCCCCTTATCAAGTGACGCCATCACTATTAGATAAAGCCGATCCGGAAGTGGTTTTCATGCACTGCTTGCCTGCGCATCGCGGCGAAGAAATCTCGCATGATATGCTTGATGATCCACGCTCAGTAGTGTGGGATGAAGCAGAAAACCGCCTACATGCGCAGAAGGCATTAATGGAATTTTTATTAAAGGATAAAATTAAGCTGCCTGCTTAA
- the dnaB gene encoding replicative DNA helicase, which translates to MADTDKTDDLLNQQPPHNIDIEKALLASLMSIEEAYEKIADIVTKDDFYAGRHQYIFDAIAHLAAVNEPYDTVMVHDWLESQKLLKNAGGDSYLADILSQSPATLFNLTAYAQRVRELSTLRQLITTGNEMLTLAYHPKDQTVSDILDNVEAKIFSINEQHNKRAEQRGPVGITSVLSNVIDKIQELKSNPDGMIGLQTPFTELNNKTQGLQAGDLVIVAARPSMGKTTFAMNLAEGILFNEDLPVVVFSMEMPAESIVMRLLSSWGAINQTHLRSGQMNEDEWAKMMNAIQHLQSKHLYIDDSTALPPSELRSRCRRIAKNHDGKLGAIIVDYLQLMKVPGLDTNRVGEISEISRSLKALARELECPVIALSQLNRSLENRPNKRPIMSDLRESGAIEQDADLIMFIYRDEVYNENSDHKGVAEIIIGKQRNGPIGTLRLAFEGQFTRFTNLTPEYYQGVTFDDE; encoded by the coding sequence ATGGCAGACACCGACAAGACCGACGACTTGCTCAATCAGCAACCGCCACACAATATTGATATTGAAAAAGCCTTGCTGGCTTCTTTAATGAGTATTGAAGAGGCGTATGAAAAGATTGCCGATATCGTCACTAAAGACGACTTCTACGCGGGGCGACACCAATATATTTTTGATGCCATCGCTCACTTGGCGGCAGTAAACGAGCCTTATGACACGGTAATGGTCCATGACTGGTTAGAATCTCAAAAACTACTCAAAAACGCAGGTGGTGACAGTTATTTGGCGGATATTTTGAGCCAAAGCCCCGCGACTCTGTTTAACCTAACCGCTTATGCTCAGCGCGTCCGCGAACTGTCCACCTTACGCCAGTTAATCACTACAGGCAATGAGATGCTCACTCTAGCCTATCATCCTAAAGATCAAACCGTCAGTGATATTTTAGACAATGTTGAAGCCAAAATATTTAGTATCAATGAGCAGCATAACAAGCGCGCTGAACAACGTGGGCCAGTTGGCATTACATCCGTATTGAGCAACGTTATCGACAAGATTCAAGAGCTCAAATCCAACCCTGATGGCATGATTGGTTTGCAAACCCCATTTACTGAGCTTAACAATAAGACGCAAGGTCTACAAGCCGGTGATTTAGTGATTGTCGCCGCGCGTCCGTCTATGGGTAAGACCACCTTTGCTATGAACTTAGCAGAAGGCATTCTGTTCAATGAAGATCTGCCAGTAGTGGTATTTTCTATGGAAATGCCGGCGGAATCAATCGTTATGCGCCTATTGTCCTCATGGGGGGCGATTAATCAGACCCATTTGCGCTCAGGACAAATGAACGAGGATGAATGGGCCAAGATGATGAATGCCATTCAGCATTTGCAATCAAAGCATCTATATATCGATGACAGTACGGCACTTCCTCCTTCCGAGCTGCGTTCTCGCTGTCGCCGTATCGCCAAAAACCATGACGGAAAGTTAGGCGCTATCATCGTTGATTATCTACAATTAATGAAAGTTCCTGGTCTTGATACCAACCGGGTTGGAGAAATTTCTGAGATTTCTCGTAGCCTTAAAGCTTTAGCCCGTGAGCTTGAATGTCCAGTCATTGCACTATCGCAGCTGAACCGTAGTCTAGAAAACCGTCCAAATAAACGCCCTATCATGTCAGATTTGCGTGAATCTGGTGCTATTGAGCAGGATGCCGATTTGATTATGTTTATCTATCGCGATGAGGTCTATAATGAGAACTCAGACCACAAGGGCGTGGCTGAAATTATTATTGGTAAACAACGTAACGGCCCCATTGGTACTTTACGCTTAGCTTTTGAGGGACAATTTACCCGTTTTACCAACCTCACACCTGAATATTATCAAGGCGTTACCTTTGATGATGAATAG